A stretch of the Longimicrobiales bacterium genome encodes the following:
- a CDS encoding dienelactone hydrolase family protein has translation MDATFPFTLQLRENIMRMIRTLSGAAVLAVVLAAPAAALQTLPASGEQADDRLAASPRQAEWVTIQAGDDSVRAWVVYPERRENAPVVVAVHDNRGMSNWIRAVADQLAADGFIAIAPDMLSALPVPRAADGESDPDSVRAMIREVDQDTRDRYAQAFGEWGTRLPGASDKYGVVGFCWGGSTVFAHAVAAPPSLGAVVVYYGGSPAPEELSSVRAPILGLYGEDDARVNATVPPAKAALDAAGRTFETHTFAGAGHGFTRSQETRDGANRAAVEQAWPLTVEWFRRHLGGNETGPRRP, from the coding sequence ATGGATGCGACGTTCCCGTTCACTCTCCAGCTGCGGGAGAACATTATGCGAATGATCCGAACGCTTTCTGGCGCGGCAGTCCTGGCCGTGGTGCTGGCCGCACCGGCCGCCGCACTCCAGACGCTGCCCGCGAGCGGCGAGCAGGCCGATGACCGTCTCGCCGCGTCGCCGCGCCAGGCGGAGTGGGTCACCATCCAGGCAGGCGACGACAGTGTGCGTGCGTGGGTGGTGTATCCGGAGCGGCGGGAGAACGCGCCGGTCGTTGTGGCGGTGCACGACAACCGCGGCATGTCGAACTGGATCCGCGCGGTGGCGGATCAGCTCGCGGCCGATGGCTTCATCGCGATCGCGCCGGACATGCTGTCGGCGCTGCCCGTGCCGCGTGCCGCGGACGGCGAATCGGATCCCGACAGCGTGCGCGCGATGATCAGGGAGGTCGATCAGGACACGCGTGACCGCTACGCGCAGGCGTTCGGCGAGTGGGGCACGCGACTGCCCGGTGCTTCCGATAAGTACGGCGTCGTCGGATTCTGCTGGGGCGGCTCGACAGTGTTCGCGCACGCCGTGGCCGCACCGCCGTCGCTCGGAGCGGTAGTCGTCTATTACGGCGGCTCACCCGCGCCCGAGGAGTTGTCGAGCGTACGCGCACCGATCCTCGGGCTGTACGGCGAGGATGATGCGCGGGTGAACGCTACGGTGCCGCCGGCGAAGGCCGCGCTCGACGCGGCGGGCCGCACGTTCGAGACGCACACGTTCGCCGGTGCGGGCCATGGCTTCACACGCTCGCAGGAGACGCGCGACGGAGCGAACCGCGCGGCCGTCGAACAGGCGTGGCCGCTCACTGTCGAATGGTTCCGCCGGCACCTGGGCGGTAACGAAACGGGGCCGCGTCGGCCATGA